One genomic region from Halococcus qingdaonensis encodes:
- the trpB gene encoding tryptophan synthase subunit beta, whose protein sequence is MSNDDAEHAGEFEGYGGRHVPDPLVEPLQELADTFDGIATTDDFRAEFRAILEQFAGRPTPLFHAERLSERYGAEIYLKREDLLHGGAHKINNAVGQALLAERAGKSRLIAETGAGQHGTATAMVGALFDMDTEIYMGEKDVARQRMNVFRMRLMGAEVNEVTRGGAGLADAVDAALEDFAANVDDTHYLVGSVVGPDPFPRLVREFQSVIGREARDQFRERTGELPDAAVACVGGGSNAMGLFDAFRDDSVQFYGAEGGGEGGDSTRHAAPLAAGTDGSLHGMETRILDDETEVHSISAGLDYPGVGPEHAMFRAVGRCEYRAIPDEDALAAFRELSETEGIIPALETAHALALTREIADDHDSILVNLSGRGDKDMRTAAEQFDLG, encoded by the coding sequence ATGAGCAACGATGACGCGGAGCACGCCGGCGAATTCGAGGGCTATGGGGGCCGGCACGTGCCCGACCCGCTCGTGGAGCCGCTCCAGGAGCTCGCCGACACGTTCGACGGGATCGCCACGACCGACGACTTTCGCGCGGAGTTCCGCGCGATCCTCGAACAGTTCGCGGGGCGACCGACGCCACTCTTCCACGCCGAGCGCCTCTCGGAGCGCTACGGGGCCGAGATCTATCTCAAGCGCGAGGACCTTCTGCACGGCGGTGCGCACAAGATCAACAACGCCGTCGGTCAGGCGCTGCTCGCCGAGCGGGCGGGCAAATCTCGATTGATCGCCGAGACCGGTGCGGGCCAGCACGGCACCGCGACCGCGATGGTCGGCGCGCTGTTCGACATGGATACCGAGATCTACATGGGCGAGAAGGATGTCGCGCGCCAGCGGATGAACGTCTTCAGGATGCGGCTGATGGGTGCGGAGGTCAACGAGGTCACGCGCGGCGGGGCCGGCCTCGCGGACGCGGTCGACGCCGCCCTGGAGGATTTCGCCGCGAACGTCGACGACACCCACTATCTGGTGGGATCGGTCGTCGGCCCGGATCCGTTTCCCAGATTGGTGCGGGAGTTCCAGTCGGTCATCGGCCGCGAGGCGCGCGACCAGTTCCGCGAGCGAACGGGCGAGCTGCCGGATGCGGCGGTCGCCTGCGTCGGCGGCGGATCGAACGCGATGGGGCTGTTCGACGCCTTCCGCGATGATTCCGTGCAGTTCTACGGCGCGGAAGGTGGCGGCGAGGGTGGTGATTCGACCCGTCATGCCGCACCGCTTGCGGCGGGTACCGACGGCTCGCTCCACGGGATGGAGACGAGAATACTCGACGACGAGACGGAGGTCCACTCGATCTCCGCCGGGCTCGACTACCCCGGTGTCGGCCCCGAACACGCGATGTTCCGCGCTGTCGGGCGCTGCGAGTATCGCGCGATCCCCGACGAGGACGCGCTCGCGGCCTTCCGCGAACTGAGCGAGACCGAGGGCATCATTCCGGCGCTCGAAACCGCTCATGCGCTCGCGCTGACGAGGGAGATCGCCGACGACCACGATTCGATCCTGGTGAACCTGAGTGGACGTGGCGACAAGGACATGCGAACGGCGGCCGAGC